The genomic region GAGAAAAAGATCTCTCGACTACGCAGGATGCTCCGCTCGAGATGACGAGCGTTTAAGTGTCTTTATCACCCGGAAGCTTTCGGGTTAAGAATTTCGGGGATCATGTGCAACAATGCACCGTAATGACCAACGCCGTTTATTGTTGTTACTTTATCCGGAGCCAAGCCTCTTTGTTGTTGCCAATTTATGCAACTGACGGCTTCTCGCTGTGCATTAAAAAAGTGTATTTTACCCTTATTAATAAGGTTTTGAGCCTTAGTCTTATCCTGTTGGTAAGACCAGTCCAGATAAGAGCTGATTAAATTGATCGTTCCAATTTTAGGATTAGCTATCAGACCCGGACAAGCTGCAGAAACACCGCCGGAAGCGCCGTTACTATGTCCATGGATATCAATTTGCTGATAACTTTCTCCCAGCTTGTTAACAAGCTCCAAGACTCCTTTTTTAGAATATATTTTTCCATGCACTTCCTGCCAGATCACCAGACAGGCATTACCCTGTTTTTTGGCTTCTGCTTCTATTGTACTTTTAATTTCTTTAGCCTGTTTTAAATTTTGTTCATAATTGCCCATAAAGAATACGTGTATTTTTGTTGCGTCTCTGGCCCCGAAATATTGTGCTTCATCACTGAAGTTACTACCGGATATATTAATCTTAAATTGATTTGTCAGGGAAATGGTTTGCAAAGAACCACCCTTAGCCGGAGGTTGTGTCGGTGACATATTTTGATCAATTTTATTCTGCCGGCTTTGTCCGGTTCCTTCCTTCGACGGACTTCTTGTCCGGCTGACATCAGCAGATTTCCCCGGGCCTGATGTAGCGGGCGGTTTAACGGCCTCTACGGGTGACATTGTGTAATCCGGCGACGGATCACAATTTTCAGAACCTCCCGCTGCTTCAGCAGAAACACCATACTTTTTCTCCCAGGCCAGCAACTTATGTCGGGCTTTTTGTACTTCCTCATCACTTTCTGCAGCTTTACCCAAAATTTCCGCTGTATCTTTGCGCAGTTGCAAAGCAGCTCTGGCTTGCTCAATAATTTTTGAGACAATATCGGGCTTGGCGCTAACTTTCCGAGGCGAGGGACCAGCGGCAATTTCCGGTTTAAATTCCTGAAAAATTTTACTCATGGTTTGTCCGTTTATTTCGCTATTATTAGAAAATTTCTGACATAAATTAAAAAATCGCGCTGCTGCTTTATCCTGAGGATTGAATTTGCCCTTAACAAATATTTTGTGACCTTCTATGCCAAAACTTTGCCATGTTCCAGGCAAGTTGTCTTTGATTAATTTGATAGCTGCATCTGTACAGATCAGAGTCCGGAAAGCAGCAGTTTCGCCCTGTTTACCGGTAATAGGGCCTGATGAAGCAGGTGGAGGAGGTATGTACATATATAAAAATTATGCCCGTTTTTTGGAAAATTAACCTTGAAAAGTACGCCTCATCCCCCTGGCCCCCTTCTCCACTTGTGGAGAAGGGGGAATAGTTGTATAACATCTATTTTACGAATATTCCTTAAAGGGGGTTGAGGCGATGAACCAGGTTTGTACTTTTTAACTAAAGATTTCTCCACTTCGCTCCCTTCGAGAACCTCAGGGAGCAGGTCACTTATGCAATCATGCACTTCCGACTAATGTACTAATGTACTCCTGCATTTGATCCTTCACCTTTCACTCTTCACGTTTCACGCTTCACTATTCATGCGTCACCCTTCACGCGTCACGCCCTACCACTTACCCCATATCCCTTAACACTTAACACTTATCTCTTATCTCTTAACACCTACTCTATAGGTTCAATCTCAATAGCAGGCGCCACATGCTTGAGGACTGTATCTTTTTTCCAGAGGCCAGAATAATAGTAAGCCAGACTGACGACCATGGCTGTAAAAAAACTCAGGGAAATGGCGATCCACACACCGTTTATGCCCAGCGCTGTTTTCTGCGAAAGATAATAACCCAGAGGGACTCGTATCAGCCACAGAGTTATCAACGAAACGAACATGGTTATCAGCGTATTACCGGAACCATTGATGATGCCGTTTACCACAAAAAGCACGGCAAAAAATACATAACAGGAAGCCACGATATGAAAATAATTGGCACCTATCCGCAGGACTTCGGGATCGTGTACAAAAGCGTTGAGAATGATGCGGGGGAACAGAACGGCCAGCAGCGAAAGGCTGACAATAATGGAACAATTGAGTACGATCCCCCACTTAAAAACTTCTTTGATCTTATGATGTTTGCCGGCACCGATAGCCTGCCCGGTGAGCGTGGAAACAGCCATGGAAATGGACATAGCCGGCAATATGGCAATGGACTCTACCCGGCCGACCGCACCGAAAGCGGCAATAGCCTTTTCGCCGAAAAAGTTTACATAAGCCGTAACAAAAATCATGCCGATAGAAATGAGGGACTGCTGAACTATGGTGGGCACGCCGATCTTGAAAATAAGACCGATAATTTTGAAATCGGGCCGAAATTTGTGGTAATCCAGCTTAAGCAAAGGAAATTTTTTATTGATATAAATAAGGCCCGCGATAGTAGTTATTAACTGCGAAACTACAGAAGCCACGGCAGCGCCGTTCAAGCCAAGTTTGGGAAAAGGAGCGATCCCGATAATCAGTAAAGGGTCCAGTATGGCGTTGATGAAAATACTGATCAAAAGAAAAATTAAGGGTGTTACAGTATCGCCTATACCGCGCAATGCAGAGATTATTATAAACGTCGGGAACAAAAAGAACATGCCCAGCAAAAAAATATTCAGATAGCCCACAGCCAGAGGAAATATCTGGGCCGGAGTATTCATGGCTGAAATAATATAGTGACTGAACAGCATGCAAAGTCCTGTACAAACCACGCCGGCGACTACCGAAACCATAAAGGCGTTATTCATGACTTTGTTGATCATGGGATAATTTTTGGCGCCGTAATTCTGGGAAACCAGAATGGTGGCCGACATGCCCAGCCCGCCGGCAACAGCTATGAGAATAAATACAATAGGGAAACTGATGGCTACCGCG from Candidatus Margulisiibacteriota bacterium harbors:
- a CDS encoding MATE family efflux transporter, producing the protein IRYNIISIKLLRETMEHKHGKDLTEGSIPRNLLMFAMPMLISNFLMTGYSIINTVWLGNIVGELAVGAVAISFPIVFILIAVAGGLGMSATILVSQNYGAKNYPMINKVMNNAFMVSVVAGVVCTGLCMLFSHYIISAMNTPAQIFPLAVGYLNIFLLGMFFLFPTFIIISALRGIGDTVTPLIFLLISIFINAILDPLLIIGIAPFPKLGLNGAAVASVVSQLITTIAGLIYINKKFPLLKLDYHKFRPDFKIIGLIFKIGVPTIVQQSLISIGMIFVTAYVNFFGEKAIAAFGAVGRVESIAILPAMSISMAVSTLTGQAIGAGKHHKIKEVFKWGIVLNCSIIVSLSLLAVLFPRIILNAFVHDPEVLRIGANYFHIVASCYVFFAVLFVVNGIINGSGNTLITMFVSLITLWLIRVPLGYYLSQKTALGINGVWIAISLSFFTAMVVSLAYYYSGLWKKDTVLKHVAPAIEIEPIE